From the Streptomyces sp. KMM 9044 genome, one window contains:
- a CDS encoding GNAT family N-acetyltransferase has protein sequence MTTTLRPAEPLQQNPDGTRSRRYQVCVNSRPVGRVHIGTHPVFGDAVARIMSLWIEEPDRRRGRGTVAALAAEEIACGWGCRRIEARVPAEGEGTGTAGAAPAGPALRLTTALGYVVRNCTMEKALGDALPALPEGSRGRPMTDAEYGPWSATSEAEYARSWTERGVPEAEARVKAAKDRAALLPDGRDSESMILSVLEHEGTPVGTLWLSVRAEQAFVFDVEADAAYRGRGHGRSLMLLAEAQAISAGKRVIGLNVFAGNTPAERLYASLGYGTTQYTMYKHLL, from the coding sequence ATGACCACGACCCTGCGGCCGGCCGAGCCGCTCCAGCAGAATCCCGACGGCACGCGCTCCCGCCGCTACCAGGTGTGCGTCAACAGCCGCCCCGTCGGACGCGTACACATCGGTACGCATCCCGTCTTCGGCGACGCCGTGGCCCGGATCATGAGCCTGTGGATCGAGGAGCCGGACCGCAGGCGCGGCCGGGGCACGGTGGCCGCGCTCGCCGCCGAGGAGATCGCGTGCGGCTGGGGCTGCCGCCGCATCGAGGCGAGGGTCCCCGCCGAAGGGGAGGGGACGGGGACGGCTGGGGCCGCCCCCGCCGGGCCCGCGTTGCGCCTCACCACGGCGCTCGGCTACGTCGTGCGCAACTGCACCATGGAGAAGGCGCTGGGGGACGCTTTGCCCGCTCTGCCGGAGGGCAGCCGCGGACGGCCGATGACCGACGCCGAGTACGGTCCGTGGTCGGCCACGAGTGAGGCGGAGTACGCGCGAAGCTGGACCGAGCGCGGTGTGCCGGAGGCCGAGGCGCGGGTCAAGGCGGCCAAGGACCGCGCGGCCCTGCTGCCCGACGGGCGGGATTCGGAGAGCATGATCCTCAGCGTCCTCGAACACGAGGGCACCCCCGTGGGCACGCTGTGGCTCTCGGTACGCGCGGAACAGGCCTTCGTGTTCGACGTCGAGGCCGATGCCGCGTACCGCGGCCGGGGGCACGGACGCTCCCTCATGCTGCTCGCCGAGGCGCAGGCGATCTCCGCGGGGAAGCGTGTCATCGGGCTCAACGTCTTCGCGGGCAACACCCCGGCGGAGCGGCTCTACGCCTCACTCGGCTACGGGACGACGCAGTACACGATGTACAAGCACCTGCTGTAA
- a CDS encoding chorismate-binding protein — translation MLDLTPLARFGSRVATGLLDVTDDPAALESHGFWAVCADFEGRLTCARFRDVREQQVPAPVPGRWRGPAAGAWTSSLDHAAYVAGVRRVREHIAAGEVYQANLCRVLSAPVPADADVDALTALLARGNPAPYAGTIRLPGHGVEIATASPELFLSRAGRVVESGPIKGTGRTEADLLGKDHAENVMIVDLVRNDLGQVCATGSVTVPDLCAVEKHPGLVHLVSTVRGELRPGAGWPEVFAAAFPPGSVAGAPKPSALRIIDALEPVPRGPYCGGIGWVDADRGTAGLAVGIRTFWIDREPDGGVRLRFGTGAGITWGSDPEGEWRETELKASRLLAVASGRYEVSEGTLG, via the coding sequence GTGCTCGATCTGACACCTCTCGCCCGCTTCGGCAGCCGCGTCGCCACCGGCCTCCTCGACGTCACCGATGACCCGGCCGCCCTGGAGTCGCACGGTTTCTGGGCCGTCTGCGCGGACTTCGAGGGCCGTCTGACCTGTGCGCGCTTCCGCGACGTACGCGAGCAGCAGGTGCCCGCGCCGGTTCCGGGCCGCTGGCGCGGACCGGCCGCCGGTGCCTGGACGTCCTCCCTGGACCACGCCGCGTACGTGGCCGGCGTGCGGCGCGTCCGCGAGCACATAGCCGCCGGCGAGGTGTACCAGGCCAACCTCTGCCGTGTACTCTCCGCCCCCGTCCCGGCCGACGCCGACGTGGACGCCCTGACCGCCCTGTTGGCCCGCGGTAATCCGGCACCGTACGCAGGAACGATTCGCCTGCCGGGGCACGGTGTGGAGATCGCCACCGCGTCGCCCGAGCTCTTCCTGAGCCGTGCGGGGCGTGTCGTGGAGTCCGGGCCGATCAAGGGAACCGGACGTACCGAGGCCGACCTTCTCGGGAAGGACCACGCCGAGAACGTGATGATCGTCGACCTGGTCCGCAACGACCTCGGCCAGGTCTGCGCCACCGGCAGCGTCACCGTGCCCGACCTGTGCGCCGTCGAGAAGCATCCGGGGCTGGTGCACCTGGTGTCGACGGTGCGGGGCGAACTGCGCCCGGGGGCCGGCTGGCCCGAGGTGTTCGCCGCCGCCTTCCCGCCCGGCTCCGTCGCCGGCGCGCCCAAGCCGAGCGCCCTGCGCATCATCGACGCCCTGGAGCCGGTGCCCCGGGGCCCGTACTGCGGGGGCATCGGCTGGGTCGACGCCGACCGGGGCACCGCCGGCCTCGCGGTGGGCATCCGTACCTTCTGGATCGACCGGGAGCCGGACGGCGGCGTGCGGCTCCGGTTCGGCACCGGCGCCGGCATCACCTGGGGCTCCGACCCGGAGGGGGAGTGGCGGGAGACCGAGCTGAAGGCGTCCCGGCTGCTCGCGGTAGCGTCGGGCAGGTACGAGGTGAGTGAAGGGACCCTGGGGTGA
- a CDS encoding DsbA family protein, giving the protein MSDSPFGRTATPVLDVWCELQCPDCRDALDDLHALRARYGDRLELRLRHFPLEKHKHAFAAAQAFEEAAEQGQGWTYAEAVLGRAEELQRGGEPLLVEVARKLGLDAEEFDTALVDGRHILIVDADQAEGKAIGVTGTPTYVIGGERLDGGKSQQGLRERVEEIADRLLTEQEG; this is encoded by the coding sequence ATGAGTGACTCCCCTTTCGGTCGTACCGCCACCCCCGTGCTCGACGTGTGGTGCGAGCTGCAGTGCCCGGACTGCCGTGACGCCCTCGACGATCTCCACGCCCTGCGCGCCCGGTACGGCGACCGTCTGGAGCTGCGCCTGCGGCACTTCCCGCTGGAGAAGCACAAGCACGCCTTCGCCGCCGCACAGGCCTTCGAGGAGGCGGCCGAGCAGGGACAGGGCTGGACCTATGCCGAGGCCGTGCTGGGGCGGGCCGAGGAACTGCAACGTGGGGGCGAACCCCTCCTGGTCGAGGTCGCCCGGAAACTCGGTCTGGACGCCGAGGAGTTCGACACCGCGCTGGTCGACGGCCGGCACATCCTGATCGTGGACGCCGACCAGGCCGAGGGCAAGGCGATCGGGGTGACCGGCACCCCGACCTATGTCATCGGCGGCGAGCGTCTCGACGGCGGCAAGAGCCAGCAGGGCCTGCGCGAGCGCGTCGAGGAGATCGCGGACCGGCTCCTCACCGAGCAGGAGGGCTGA
- a CDS encoding aminotransferase class IV, whose product MKIWLDGGLQDTESAHVSVFDHGLTVGDGIFETVKAVHGRPFALTRHLDRLARSARGLGLPEPDLDEVRRACAAVLEANPMPLGRLRITFTGGHGPLGSDRGEHGPTLVVALGGTTRRPDSTAVITVPWTRNERGALTGLKTTSYAENVVALARAREQGASEALFGNTVGRLCEGTGSNVFVVLDGKIHTPPVASGCLAGITRALAVEWTGAAETDLPMDVLQRADEIFLTSTLRDVQAVQRVDDRELPGAPGPVTAKAMRIFDEHAATGLDP is encoded by the coding sequence GTGAAGATCTGGCTCGACGGCGGACTGCAGGACACCGAGTCCGCCCACGTCTCCGTCTTCGACCACGGACTGACCGTGGGCGACGGCATCTTCGAGACGGTGAAGGCCGTGCACGGCAGGCCGTTCGCGCTGACCCGGCATCTCGACCGGCTGGCCCGCTCGGCCCGGGGCCTCGGCCTGCCCGAACCCGACCTCGACGAGGTCCGCCGCGCCTGCGCGGCCGTTCTCGAGGCCAACCCGATGCCGCTCGGCCGGCTGCGCATCACCTTCACCGGCGGTCACGGACCCCTCGGTTCCGACCGGGGCGAGCACGGCCCGACCCTCGTCGTCGCCCTGGGCGGCACCACCCGCCGCCCCGACTCCACCGCCGTGATCACCGTCCCGTGGACCCGTAACGAACGCGGCGCGCTCACCGGACTGAAGACCACCTCCTACGCCGAGAACGTCGTCGCCCTCGCCCGCGCCCGCGAACAGGGCGCCTCCGAGGCGCTGTTCGGCAACACCGTCGGCCGGCTCTGCGAGGGCACGGGGTCCAACGTCTTCGTCGTCCTGGACGGCAAGATCCACACCCCGCCGGTCGCCTCCGGCTGCCTCGCGGGCATCACCCGGGCGCTGGCCGTCGAGTGGACCGGTGCCGCCGAGACCGATCTGCCGATGGACGTCCTCCAGCGGGCCGACGAGATCTTCCTCACCTCCACCCTGCGCGACGTGCAGGCCGTGCAGCGCGTCGACGACCGTGAACTGCCCGGTGCCCCGGGCCCGGTGACGGCCAAGGCCATGCGGATCTTCGACGAGCACGCGGCGACCGGCCTCGACCCGTGA
- a CDS encoding TFIIB-type zinc ribbon-containing protein: MQCPKCRAPMHTYNRNGVQIEQCSGCRGIFLDYGELESLTRLESQWSQQAAPPPPAAPQAYPAAPQPAWGAPHGGHHGGHHHGHHRNKGFGRMLFSS; encoded by the coding sequence ATGCAGTGTCCGAAGTGTCGTGCGCCGATGCACACCTACAACCGCAACGGTGTCCAGATCGAACAGTGCAGCGGCTGCCGGGGGATCTTCCTCGACTATGGCGAGCTGGAGTCGCTGACCCGGCTGGAGTCGCAGTGGTCCCAGCAGGCCGCGCCGCCGCCTCCCGCGGCCCCGCAGGCGTACCCGGCGGCGCCCCAGCCCGCGTGGGGCGCCCCGCACGGCGGTCACCACGGGGGCCACCACCACGGACACCACCGGAACAAGGGCTTCGGCCGCATGCTCTTCTCGTCCTGA
- a CDS encoding phosphotransferase family protein yields the protein MTAATLLPELTARAEDVAHTRTPTCPCGASGTLADRPDGTVVRHADTVAKAHAPDADAAGLTRRLALASHLPDVFLPPLGPAPADLHGRLVTFWPYGVPVDPDDPDAAPWEAVGTLLALLHRAPVPESAPVMRGPLKAARAVAGLRAVGAHPAVAPVRAAWATLPGWARAEAPMPQPATLCHGDLHLGQLVRVSGARVPESWRLIDVDDLGAGDPAWDLGRPAAWFACGLLEPQEWGRFLDAYRAAGGPALDAADDPWAVLEVPARALTVQTAARTVTKAVADGRPLDEVDHALVDSCRRIAAVPAELAHESPK from the coding sequence GTGACAGCCGCCACCCTCCTTCCCGAACTCACCGCCCGGGCCGAAGACGTCGCCCACACCCGTACCCCCACCTGCCCCTGCGGAGCGAGCGGCACCCTCGCCGACCGCCCCGACGGCACCGTCGTCCGGCACGCGGACACCGTCGCGAAGGCCCACGCACCGGACGCCGACGCCGCCGGGCTGACCCGGCGCCTCGCCCTCGCCTCCCACCTCCCGGACGTGTTCCTGCCCCCGCTCGGTCCGGCACCTGCCGACCTGCACGGCAGGCTCGTGACCTTCTGGCCGTACGGCGTCCCGGTCGACCCGGACGACCCGGACGCAGCCCCCTGGGAAGCCGTCGGCACCCTGCTCGCCCTGCTGCACCGCGCACCCGTCCCCGAGTCTGCGCCGGTCATGCGCGGCCCCCTCAAGGCGGCCCGTGCCGTCGCCGGGCTCCGCGCGGTCGGCGCACACCCGGCCGTGGCCCCCGTACGGGCCGCCTGGGCGACCCTGCCCGGCTGGGCGCGCGCCGAGGCGCCCATGCCGCAGCCGGCCACCCTGTGCCACGGCGACCTCCACCTCGGTCAGCTCGTACGGGTATCTGGAGCGCGGGTACCCGAGTCCTGGCGGCTGATCGACGTCGACGACCTGGGGGCGGGCGACCCGGCCTGGGACCTCGGGCGTCCCGCCGCCTGGTTCGCCTGCGGACTGCTGGAGCCGCAGGAGTGGGGGCGGTTCCTCGACGCCTACCGGGCCGCCGGCGGGCCCGCACTCGACGCCGCCGACGACCCCTGGGCCGTCCTGGAGGTCCCGGCCCGCGCCCTCACCGTGCAGACCGCCGCGCGGACGGTCACCAAGGCGGTTGCGGACGGGCGGCCCCTGGACGAGGTGGACCACGCCCTGGTCGACTCCTGCCGACGAATAGCCGCGGTCCCGGCCGAATTGGCGCACGAATCGCCGAAGTAG
- a CDS encoding TrmH family RNA methyltransferase has translation MADLITVEDPDDPRLHDYTGLTDVELRRTREPAEGLFIAEGEKVIRRAKDAGYEMRSMLLSAKWVDVMRDVIDEVPAPVYAVSPETAEQVTGYHVHRGALASMQRTPLPTTAELLHTARRVVIMESVNDHTNIGAVFRSAAALGMDAVLLSPDCADPLYRRSVKVSMGAVFSVPYARLDNWPRGLEPVREAGFRLLALTPDEKARSLDEVAPHRMDRVALMLGAEGAGLTGRALAAADERVRIPMSHGVDSLNVGAAAAVAFYAAATGRPTGQEAVSPPAP, from the coding sequence GTGGCCGATCTCATCACCGTCGAGGATCCCGACGACCCGCGCCTGCACGACTACACGGGCCTGACCGACGTGGAGCTGCGCCGCACACGCGAACCCGCCGAGGGCCTGTTCATCGCCGAGGGCGAGAAGGTCATCCGACGCGCCAAGGACGCGGGCTACGAGATGCGCTCCATGCTGCTCTCGGCCAAGTGGGTCGACGTCATGCGCGACGTCATCGACGAAGTCCCCGCGCCGGTCTACGCCGTGAGCCCGGAAACCGCCGAACAGGTCACCGGCTACCACGTGCACCGCGGCGCGCTCGCCTCCATGCAGCGCACCCCCCTGCCCACGACGGCCGAACTGCTGCACACCGCCCGCCGGGTGGTGATCATGGAGTCGGTCAACGACCACACCAACATCGGAGCCGTCTTCCGCTCGGCGGCGGCCCTCGGCATGGACGCGGTCCTGCTGTCCCCGGACTGCGCAGACCCGCTCTACCGCCGCAGCGTCAAGGTTTCCATGGGCGCGGTCTTCTCCGTGCCGTACGCCAGGCTGGACAACTGGCCCAGGGGCCTGGAACCGGTCCGGGAGGCGGGCTTCAGGCTCCTGGCCCTGACCCCCGACGAGAAGGCCCGCAGCCTCGACGAGGTCGCCCCGCACCGGATGGACAGGGTCGCCCTCATGCTGGGCGCGGAGGGCGCAGGGCTGACCGGCCGGGCCCTGGCCGCCGCCGACGAACGGGTCCGCATCCCGATGTCCCACGGCGTCGACTCGCTCAACGTGGGCGCGGCGGCCGCGGTCGCCTTCTACGCGGCGGCGACGGGACGGCCGACGGGACAGGAAGCGGTGAGCCCACCGGCGCCGTGA
- the cobA gene encoding uroporphyrinogen-III C-methyltransferase, translating into MAEHPAYPVGLRLTGRRVVVLGGGQVAQRRLPALIAAGGDIVLISPGATPSVEAMADAGEITWERRRYTEGDLADAWYALIATSDGDANALASAEAERHRVWCVRSDDADRATAWTPATGHSEGVTVAVLTTDAKGRDPRHTAAIRDAVVEGLRDGTLVAPHHRTRTPGVALVGGGPGDPDLITVRGRRLLAEADVVIADRLGPRDLLAELPPHVEVIDAAKIPYGRFMAQEAINNALIEHARRGKSVVRLKGGDPYVFGRGMEELQALAEAGIPCTVVPGISSSVSVPGAAGIPVTHRGVAHEFTVVSGHVAPDDERSLVDWPSLAKLTGTLVVLMGVDKIGRIAETLVAHGRPPDTPVALVQEGTTAAQRRVDATLATVAETVRAEEVKPPAVIVIGEVVCVGPPAAQAAKPSRSAQSS; encoded by the coding sequence ATGGCCGAACACCCTGCCTACCCCGTGGGCCTCCGCCTCACCGGCCGCCGAGTCGTCGTGCTCGGCGGTGGCCAGGTCGCCCAGCGTCGGCTGCCCGCCCTCATCGCAGCCGGCGGGGACATCGTCCTGATCTCACCCGGGGCGACGCCTTCCGTGGAGGCGATGGCGGACGCCGGCGAGATCACCTGGGAGCGGCGCCGCTACACCGAGGGCGACCTCGCGGACGCCTGGTACGCGCTGATCGCCACCAGCGACGGCGACGCCAACGCCCTCGCCTCCGCCGAGGCCGAACGCCACCGCGTCTGGTGTGTCCGCTCCGACGACGCGGACCGGGCCACGGCCTGGACCCCGGCCACCGGGCACAGCGAGGGCGTCACGGTCGCCGTTCTCACCACGGACGCCAAGGGCCGCGATCCCCGCCACACCGCCGCGATCCGCGACGCCGTGGTCGAGGGCCTGCGTGACGGCACACTCGTCGCCCCGCACCACCGCACCCGCACCCCGGGCGTCGCCCTCGTCGGAGGCGGCCCCGGCGACCCGGACCTGATCACCGTGCGCGGACGCCGGCTGCTCGCCGAGGCGGACGTCGTCATCGCCGACCGGCTCGGCCCGCGCGACCTGCTGGCCGAACTCCCGCCGCACGTCGAGGTGATCGACGCGGCGAAGATCCCGTACGGCCGGTTCATGGCGCAGGAGGCCATCAACAACGCGCTGATCGAGCACGCCCGGCGGGGCAAGTCGGTCGTCCGGCTCAAGGGCGGCGACCCGTATGTCTTCGGCCGCGGCATGGAGGAGCTCCAGGCGCTCGCCGAGGCGGGCATCCCGTGCACCGTGGTCCCCGGTATCTCCAGCTCCGTCTCGGTCCCGGGCGCCGCCGGGATTCCGGTCACCCACCGCGGCGTGGCCCACGAGTTCACCGTGGTCAGCGGCCACGTCGCGCCCGACGACGAGCGTTCCCTGGTCGACTGGCCGTCCCTGGCGAAGCTGACCGGCACCCTGGTGGTGCTCATGGGCGTCGACAAGATCGGCCGGATCGCCGAGACCCTCGTGGCGCACGGCAGGCCGCCGGACACCCCGGTCGCCCTCGTCCAGGAGGGCACCACGGCCGCCCAGCGCCGCGTCGACGCCACCCTCGCCACGGTCGCCGAGACCGTCCGCGCCGAAGAGGTCAAGCCACCGGCGGTCATCGTCATCGGCGAGGTCGTGTGCGTCGGCCCCCCGGCCGCGCAGGCTGCGAAACCTTCGCGGTCCGCGCAGTCCTCGTAA